From a region of the Pseudodesulfovibrio senegalensis genome:
- a CDS encoding NifU family protein has protein sequence MREKVEAVLDKVRPMLQADGGDVELVDITDNGIVQVRLQGACQGCPMSQITLKNGIERTVLKLVPEVKGVEAV, from the coding sequence ATGCGAGAAAAAGTCGAAGCGGTATTGGACAAGGTACGCCCCATGCTGCAGGCGGACGGCGGCGACGTCGAACTGGTCGACATAACGGACAACGGCATTGTTCAGGTCCGCCTTCAGGGCGCCTGCCAGGGATGCCCCATGTCCCAGATCACCCTCAAGAACGGCATTGAGCGCACCGTGCTCAAGCTGGTTCCCGAAGTCAAAGGCGTGGAAGCCGTCTGA
- the rpmB gene encoding 50S ribosomal protein L28, whose translation MSQVCEICGKGPATGNNVSHSHIKTRRRFMPNLQKVRHQLESGQVVTIKACTRCIRNGAVVKPVK comes from the coding sequence ATGTCTCAGGTTTGTGAAATATGCGGAAAGGGTCCGGCCACGGGCAACAACGTGTCCCACTCCCACATCAAGACCCGCCGCCGCTTCATGCCCAACCTGCAAAAGGTTCGTCATCAGCTGGAGTCCGGTCAGGTTGTGACCATCAAGGCCTGCACCCGCTGCATCCGCAACGGTGCCGTGGTCAAGCCCGTCAAGTAG
- the rpmF gene encoding 50S ribosomal protein L32: MAVPKKKTSRSRKGNRRAHDHVATPNVVYCECGEPVLPHRACDSCGSYKGRQALNREDA, translated from the coding sequence ATGGCAGTCCCCAAGAAAAAGACTTCCCGTTCCCGCAAAGGTAATCGTCGCGCCCATGACCATGTGGCTACTCCCAACGTGGTCTACTGCGAATGCGGCGAACCCGTGCTGCCCCATCGCGCTTGCGATTCCTGCGGCAGCTACAAGGGCCGTCAGGCTCTGAACCGTGAAGATGCCTAA
- the gltX gene encoding glutamate--tRNA ligase: MGKTISRFAPSPTGFLHIGGARTALFAWLMARSKGGEFVLRIEDTDRQRSTQEAIDAIIDAMDWLGLDHDGDIVFQSTRADRHNEVIDQLVASGNAYYCDCSKEQVDAMRQKAMKEGRKPKYDGTCREKGLGPGPDRVVRLKAPQEGTTAFNDMVKGPIAVENIEMDDMILRRSDGTPTYNLAVVVDDHDMGVTSVLRGDDHVNNTPRQILIYKAMGWDVPQFGHVPMILGPDKKKLSKRHGALSVMEYEKMGYLPEAVVNYLVRLGWSHGDQELFSREELVELFHPEGLGNSASVFDLKKFEWVNSQYMQQADPERLATLMKDFLAREVGDEEAAKVDHALLVKVAPLLQPRAKSIVDMLEQARPFMVDTAFLSYDEKAVNKFLTDEAKSLLEELAAKLDELDEFDEENVESVMRGFVDAKGIKFKEIAQPTRVAVTGTTKSPGLFETLAVLGKAQTMARIKRAVEF, encoded by the coding sequence ATGGGTAAAACCATATCCAGATTCGCCCCCAGTCCTACCGGATTCCTGCACATCGGCGGCGCGCGCACCGCACTGTTCGCATGGCTCATGGCCCGCAGCAAGGGCGGCGAATTCGTCCTGCGCATCGAGGACACCGACCGGCAGCGCAGCACGCAGGAAGCCATCGACGCCATCATCGACGCCATGGACTGGCTCGGCCTGGACCATGACGGCGACATCGTCTTTCAGTCCACCCGCGCGGACCGCCACAACGAGGTCATCGACCAACTCGTGGCCTCGGGCAACGCCTACTACTGCGACTGTAGCAAGGAGCAGGTGGACGCCATGCGCCAAAAGGCCATGAAGGAAGGCCGCAAGCCCAAGTATGACGGCACCTGCCGCGAAAAGGGCCTCGGCCCCGGACCGGACCGGGTGGTTCGGCTCAAGGCGCCGCAGGAAGGCACCACGGCCTTCAACGACATGGTCAAGGGTCCCATCGCCGTGGAAAATATTGAAATGGATGACATGATCCTGCGTCGTTCGGACGGCACGCCCACCTACAACCTCGCCGTGGTGGTGGACGATCACGACATGGGCGTGACCAGCGTGCTGCGTGGCGACGACCACGTCAACAACACCCCGCGCCAGATCCTCATCTACAAGGCCATGGGCTGGGACGTGCCTCAATTCGGCCACGTGCCCATGATCCTCGGCCCGGACAAGAAAAAACTTTCCAAGCGCCACGGCGCGCTCTCGGTCATGGAATACGAAAAAATGGGCTACCTGCCCGAAGCCGTGGTCAACTACCTCGTGCGTCTGGGCTGGTCCCACGGCGACCAGGAATTGTTCTCCCGCGAGGAACTGGTCGAGCTCTTCCACCCGGAAGGGCTGGGCAACTCGGCATCGGTGTTCGACCTCAAGAAGTTCGAATGGGTCAACAGCCAGTACATGCAGCAGGCCGACCCCGAACGGCTGGCCACGCTCATGAAGGATTTCCTGGCTCGCGAGGTGGGTGACGAGGAAGCCGCCAAGGTGGACCACGCCCTGCTGGTCAAGGTGGCTCCGCTGCTCCAGCCCCGCGCCAAATCAATCGTGGACATGCTGGAACAGGCCCGCCCCTTCATGGTGGACACCGCGTTCCTGTCCTACGACGAAAAGGCCGTGAACAAATTCCTCACGGACGAGGCCAAAAGCCTGCTTGAAGAACTGGCTGCAAAGCTGGACGAGCTGGACGAGTTCGATGAGGAAAACGTGGAATCCGTCATGCGCGGCTTCGTGGATGCAAAAGGCATCAAGTTCAAGGAGATCGCCCAGCCCACCCGCGTGGCCGTGACAGGCACCACCAAAAGCCCGGGACTGTTCGAGACCCTGGCGGTGCTGGGCAAGGCCCAGACCATGGCGCGCATCAAACGGGCCGTTGAATTCTAG
- a CDS encoding YceD family protein, with translation MTELWVALNDIPAEGRVFSFTDQAVWQDRWKEFAIALRPGDEDLHASATVMMQGENAVLVRGELHGSVKLACDRCARQFEFAVNTTFDAYEELGGEQEDQEADVPRLRKRKDGTLEFDMGALLWEELVLTLPVKPLCNEACKGLCPGCGRDLNTEECICDQDDSDPRLAVFRDLKIK, from the coding sequence ATGACCGAACTTTGGGTAGCACTCAACGATATCCCGGCGGAGGGCCGGGTATTTTCTTTTACGGACCAGGCCGTCTGGCAGGACCGATGGAAGGAGTTCGCCATTGCCTTGCGTCCGGGGGACGAAGACCTCCACGCCTCGGCAACGGTCATGATGCAGGGCGAAAATGCCGTGCTGGTGCGCGGCGAGCTGCACGGGTCGGTCAAGCTGGCCTGCGACCGTTGCGCACGGCAGTTTGAATTCGCCGTGAACACCACGTTCGACGCCTACGAGGAACTGGGCGGTGAACAGGAAGACCAGGAAGCCGACGTGCCCCGCCTGCGCAAACGCAAGGACGGCACACTGGAGTTCGACATGGGCGCACTGCTCTGGGAAGAGCTGGTGCTCACCCTGCCGGTGAAACCCTTGTGCAATGAAGCCTGCAAGGGCCTGTGTCCCGGGTGCGGACGCGACCTCAACACCGAGGAGTGCATCTGCGATCAGGATGACAGCGATCCAAGACTTGCAGTCTTCCGCGATTTGAAGATAAAGTAA